Part of the Candidatus Moraniibacteriota bacterium genome is shown below.
TGCCGTCTTCACCGTCGGAGAGAACAATACTGTCTCAGCTTTCGCTCCGAGCCGAAACGGATCCGAACTCGACACAACTGCCGGACTAAAAGTCCTCGAAGAAGCTCTTCGCACTTCTCATGAAAGAGATATCGCACTCAAAATCCCCAGCGTCACCCTCTTGCCAAAGATTGCATCGACAGATGCCGATAGTCTCGGCATCACACAGTTTCTCGGCGAAGGACGAACGAGTTTCGCTGGATCGCCAAAAAATCGCATCTTCAATATCAAACGAGCCATGGAACAATTCCAAGGCACCCTCATCGCGCCTGGAGAAGATTTCTCCTTCGTCAAGCGCCTCGGTGAAGTCGATGGCGAACATGGCTATCTGCCCGAACTCGTCATCAAGAGAGGTAGAACTGAGCCGGAATTCGGCGGTGGTATCTGCCAAGTTTCAACGACCCTCTTCCGGGCGGCACTCAACACCGGACAAAAAATCACCGAGCGTCGCAATCACGCCTATCCCGTAAGCTACTACAAGCCCTACGGCATGGACGCTACTATCTACATCCCCAAACCCGATTTCCGCTTCATGAACAACACTTCCGGACACATCCTCGTCCAGGTCGCAATCGAGGGAAGCGAGCTCGTCTTCCGATTCTACGGAACGCCCGACGGGAGGAGCGTCTCTATAGACGGTCCTCATATTCTCGAACGATCCCCAGACGGCGCCATGAAGACTGTTTTCACGCAAACAGTGCTCGCTGCAGATGGCTCAACAATGATTGAAGATACTTTCAAGAGCTCCTACGATTCCCCGAGCAAATACCCTCACCCTAGCACAACAGAAACCTTCACTGAGAAACCCAAAGACTGGTCAGAGAAACAATGGAGTGCCTATACCAAAACCGGCGAACTCCCGCGTTGACGAAAGACGTGCACTTTGCTAGGATTCCAATACTTCTCCCTCGAGGAGGAGGTGTTGTTTGTGGACACAGAACACACGTACAGGAGCGCGCATAGCTCAGCTGGTAGAGCAGTTGGCTCTTAACCAAACGGTCGGGGGTTCGAATCCCTCTGCGCGCACCAAGAAAGAAAAATCGCCCCGATAGCTCAACGGATAGAGCAGGGCTCTTCTAATGTCTTAACGAGAGTTCCCCGCCTGCCTGTCTCTGCCCTCGTAGCTCAATGGATAGAGCAGGGCTCTTCTAAGGCTTTGATGTTGGTTCGATTCCAGCCGAGGGCACAGGCATTGCGGGCAGGGACACTTTCTTTGGGAGCACAGAAAACAAAATCAAAGACATCTGTGGAAATCTTCGGCGGGGTGACTATCGTTCAATGGTAGGACAGCGGTTTGTGGTACCGCTAACGAGGGTTCGATTCCCTCTAGTCACCCCAGCGAAGAGTTCCATTTCTTGCCGAACGAAAAAGCAGCCCGACAACGGCTGTTTTTTTTGTTTTCATACCGAGATTATTTCACTTCAACACGAGAATGACTTCTTTTTCAAGAAGTACTGGCGCCTCTCGGGCGAGAATTTCTCGAGAGCATATCGAAGCATAGTGCGCGGCATCTCTGTCGCGTATTGTTCGAGAAATCGAATAAGTGTCAATTCGTCCCGCTTCCCGATTTCGCGAAGCATCCAGCCCGTCGCCTTGTGAATCAGATCATGTGTGTCCCGAAGCAAGAGTGTGGCAAGCGAAACCGTATCATGAAAGTCTCCACTTCGTACGAATCGATACGTCGCAAGTATCGCCATCCGCCGTTCCCAGAGATTTTTCGACCGTGCAAATCGATACAATATATCCCGATTTTTCTGTTGCGAGAGGAAATCTCCAACAATATTGGGCGTCGTCACATCAACCAAATCCCAATTATTCACCGCCTCCCGATGCGCAATGTAAAAATCAAAAACCGTCCGCTTCTCTGGCACGCTTTTCGCCTCCTCATACCGGAGAACAAGTATCAGAAGCCCGATCATTCGCTCTTCATGCCACGAACTCTCCAGAAGTTTCACAACTTGAGAGAAATCGATATTCCGATACTGTTTAGAAAGCTTCCGCACTTCCCCCATAGTGAGTCCCAAAAATCGATCCCCTTCACCATACTCCCCCTTCCCTGTTTTGAAAAACCGCGCACTCGCCCGCGCACGTTCCTTTGAAGCATTCTCTCGGATATCTTTTTTGAGATCTTGAAAACTCATACTATTCTTCATGACTATTATTCAAAGTACTCTTCATGCTAATTGCTTTAGCTTCCCTACAAAATCATCGGGACTAAAAATTTGTAGAATATCAAAACCCATCCTTTCGTAAACACCACTTTTATAGATACAATCGTCTATAAGTACCACATCTTCGCATCGTAAATTATTCTCTTTC
Proteins encoded:
- a CDS encoding VanW family protein; its protein translation is MSTKTLSLLFLFLCCFEGGFFASSENARAESLTPALSSIPQTLSLSWDNGTTTLSQEILSEWFHPTNTLRFQIDHQTEAFSPTLCPWKLFFCNFSLTEKARYSIGSETSFAFDETAAQQFLNQIREENRDNPIDAVFTVGENNTVSAFAPSRNGSELDTTAGLKVLEEALRTSHERDIALKIPSVTLLPKIASTDADSLGITQFLGEGRTSFAGSPKNRIFNIKRAMEQFQGTLIAPGEDFSFVKRLGEVDGEHGYLPELVIKRGRTEPEFGGGICQVSTTLFRAALNTGQKITERRNHAYPVSYYKPYGMDATIYIPKPDFRFMNNTSGHILVQVAIEGSELVFRFYGTPDGRSVSIDGPHILERSPDGAMKTVFTQTVLAADGSTMIEDTFKSSYDSPSKYPHPSTTETFTEKPKDWSEKQWSAYTKTGELPR
- a CDS encoding DNA alkylation repair protein, whose protein sequence is MSFQDLKKDIRENASKERARASARFFKTGKGEYGEGDRFLGLTMGEVRKLSKQYRNIDFSQVVKLLESSWHEERMIGLLILVLRYEEAKSVPEKRTVFDFYIAHREAVNNWDLVDVTTPNIVGDFLSQQKNRDILYRFARSKNLWERRMAILATYRFVRSGDFHDTVSLATLLLRDTHDLIHKATGWMLREIGKRDELTLIRFLEQYATEMPRTMLRYALEKFSPERRQYFLKKKSFSC